A section of the Zygosaccharomyces rouxii strain CBS732 chromosome B complete sequence genome encodes:
- the SHP1 gene encoding protein phosphatase regulator SHP1 (similar to uniprot|P34223 Saccharomyces cerevisiae YBL058W SHP1 UBX (ubiquitin regulatory X) domain-containing protein that regulates Glc7p phosphatase activity and interacts with Cdc48p interacts with ubiquitylated proteins in vivo and is required for degradation of a ubiquitylated model substrate), translated as MSGVPDENIQQFMALANCPFNTAQEYLQEFGDLGEALNAYYAAEADSEGGKRAKASDLSGNPPTYESATSSQHRPSSQGQQESLSRPSSSSPVGQKKEKPKFMSFSDMVKDQGDDNEDDENRNTFAGGETSGLEVADPNDPNSLIKDLLEKAKKGGQQVEQESDAEQPKPKPKNFTGKGYRLGSIVDAPNQVVENIPKESAPEKPRKVTRTITFWREGFQVGEGPLYRYDDPANSFYLNELNQGRAPLKLLDVEFGQEVDVNVYKKLDESYKPPKRKLGGFQGQGQRLGSPVPGDSNASSVEPVKIPESPAETKEEKDTHKSDSPRGDSSVQIRYANGKREVLRCNSTDTVQFLYDHVRSNTTDSRAFSLNHAFPVKPIEEYQSTLKDAGLVNAVVVQRWV; from the coding sequence ATGTCCGGTGTTCCTGATGAGAATATCCAACAATTTATGGCATTAGCCAATTGTCCCTTCAATACTGCTCAAGAATATTTGCAAGAGTTTGGTGACCTAGGTGAAGCCTTAAATGCTTACTATGCAGCTGAAGCTGATTCAGAAGGTGGTAAAAGGGCCAAAGCAAGTGACTTAAGTGGTAATCCACCCACATATGAATCTGCAACCAGTTCACAACATCGCCCATCAAGTCAAGGACAACAGGAGAGTTTATCGAGaccatcgtcatcatcaccagtCGGccaaaagaaagagaagcCAAAATTCATGTCCTTTTCAGATATGGTTAAAGACCAGGgagatgataatgaagatgatgaaaatagaAATACGTTTGCAGGTGGTGAAACTTCAGGACTAGAAGTCGCGGATCCCAACGATCCTAATTCCTTAATCAAGGATTTGTTGGAAAAGGCTAAAAAGGGAGGTCAGCAAGTTGAGCAGGAATCAGATGCTGAACAACCTAAACCTAAACCAAAGAATTTTACAGGTAAGGGCTACAGATTGGGATCTATTGTGGATGCACCAAACCAAGTGGTAGAAAACATCCCCAAAGAAAGTGCACCAGAAAAACCCAGAAAAGTTACCAGAACAATTACATTTTGGAGAGAAGGTTTCCAAGTGGGAGAGGGTCCATTGTATCGATACGATGACCCTGCTAATAGCTTCTATCTGAATGAATTAAATCAAGGTAGAGCTCCATTGAAGTTGTTAGATGTGGAATTTGGCCAAGAAGTGGATGTCAACGTTTATAAAAAATTAGATGAATCCTATAAGCCACCCAAGAGGAAATTGGGTGGATTCCAAGGTCAGGGACAAAGGCTGGGATCACCAGTGCCAGGTGATTCCAACGCTTCCAGTGTAGAACCTGTAAAGATTCCTGAATCTCCAGCGgaaacaaaagaagagaaagataCACACAAGTCAGATTCACCAAGGGGCGATTCTTCAGTACAAATTAGATATGCCAATGGTAAGAGAGAAGTGCTCCGTTGCAACTCTACGGATACCGTTCAGTTCCTTTACGACCACGTGCGGAGCAACACTACAGATTCAAGAGCCTTTAGTCTAAACCACGCATTCCCAGTGAAACCTATAGAAGAATATCAATctactttgaaagatgctGGTTTGGTCAATGCAGTTGTAGTCCAGAGGTGGGTTTAG
- the MET6 gene encoding 5-methyltetrahydropteroyltriglutamate-homocysteine S-methyltransferase (highly similar to uniprot|P05694 Saccharomyces cerevisiae YER091C MET6 Cobalamin-independent methionine synthase involved in amino acid biosynthesis also called N5-methyltetrahydrofolate homocysteine methyltransferase or 5-methyltetrahydropteroyltriglutamate homocysteine methyltransferase) — protein sequence MVQSAVLGFPRIGPNRELKKITESYWKGKASVDELLKVGKDIRVANWKLQKDAGVDIIPSNDFSYYDQVLDLSLLFNVVPERYTKYDLPLLDTMFAMGRGLQRKATETSKAVDVTALEMVKWFDSNYHYVRPTFSHSTEFKLNGQKPVDEYLEAKELGIQTRPVLLGPVSFLLLGKADKGSLDLEPLSLLEQLLPLYKEILSKLQAAGATEVQLDEPVLVLDLEKSAQDAIRKAYEYLGKQSGLPKITLATYFGTTLPNLDSLKNLPIGGLHFDFVRGPEQFDKVLDIVNKDQTLSVGIVDGRNIWKNNFAKSSELVNKAVAKLGSDRVVVATSSSLLHTPVDLENEPKLDPEIKDWFSFATQKVKEVVIITKNVAGEDVEAELEANAKSVATRAASKRTNDEAVQKRVASINEKLSTRLAPFAQRLAEQKKVFNLPIFPTTTIGSFPQTKDIRINRNKFVKGTISAEEYEKFINSEIESVIRFQEEVGLDVLVHGEPERNDMVQYFGEQIQGYTFTVNGWVQSYGSRYVRPPIIVGDLSRPEAMSVKESVYAQSITTKPVKGMLTGPVTCLRWSFPRDDVDQQTQALQLALALRDEVNDLEAAGIKVIQVDEPAIREGLPLRAGEERSAYLKWAAQAFRVATSGVQNKTQIHSHFCYSDLDPNHIKALDADVVSIEFSKKDDPHYIAEFKEYPNHIGLGLFDIHSPRVPSKEEFISKIENILKSYPADKFWVNPDCGLKTRDWEETRASLTNMVAAAKHFREQHKK from the coding sequence ATGGTTCAATCTGCTGTACTTGGTTTCCCAAGAATTGGTCCTAATAGAGAACTTAAGAAGATCACTGAATCTTACTGGAAGGGTAAGGCTTCAGTTGATGAATTGCTAAAAGTTGGTAAGGACATCAGAGTTGCAAACTGGAAATTGCAGAAAGATGCTGGTGTTGATATCATTCCATCTAATGATTTCTCTTACTACGATCAAGTTTTAGACTTGTCATTGTTGTTTAATGTGGTCCCAGAGCGTTACACCAAGTACGATTTACCACTATTAGACACTATGTTTGCTATGGGTAGAGGTTTGCAAAGAAAGGCAACTGAAACCTCCAAGGCTGTCGATGTCACAGCATTGGAAATGGTTAAGTGGTTTGACTCCAACTACCACTACGTGAGACCAACTTTCTCCCATTCCACcgaattcaaattgaatGGCCAAAAGCCAGTTgatgaatatttggaagCTAAGGAGCTAGGTATCCAAACTAGACCAGTTCTATTGGGTCCTGTTTCTTTCTTGCTTTTGGGTAAGGCTGATAAGGGTTCTCTAGACTTGGAACCATTGTCTCTTTTGGAGCAATTGTTGCCTCTTTACAAGGAAATCTTGTCTAAGCTACAGGCTGCTGGTGCCACTGAAGTTCAATTGGATGAACCAGTTCTAGTGTTGGACTTGGAAAAGTCTGCTCAAGATGCTATCAGAAAGGCCTACGAATACTTGGGTAAGCAATCTGGCTTGCCCAAGATTACTTTGGCTACCTATTTCGGTACTACTTTGCCAAACTTGGACTCTTTGAAGAACTTGCCAATTGGCGGTCTACACTTCGATTTTGTCAGAGGTCCTGAGCAATTCGACAAGGTCTTGGATATCGTCAACAAGGACCAAACTTTGTCCGTTGGTATCGTCGACGGTAGAAACATCTGGAAGAACAACTTCGCCAAATCATCCGAATTGGTTAACAAGGCCGTTGCCAAGTTGGGTTCTGACAGAGTTGTTGTTGCTACATCCTCTTCTTTGTTGCACACTCCTGttgatttggaaaatgaacCAAAGTTGGACCCAGAAATTAAAGATTGGTTCTCCTTCGCTACTCAAAAGGTCAAGGAAGTCGTTATCATCACCAAGAATGTTGCaggtgaagatgttgaGGCTGAATTGGAAGCCAACGCTAAATCTGTTGCCACCAGAGCTGCTTCCAAGAGAACCAACGACGAAGCTGTTCAAAAGAGAGTTGCCTCCATTAACGAAAAATTGTCCACTCGTCTAGCTCCATTCGCTCAGAGATTAGCTGAACAAAAGAAGGTTTTCAACTTGCCAATCTTCCcaaccaccaccattggTTCTTTCCCTCAAACTAAAGATATCAGAATCAACAGAAACAAATTCGTTAAGGGTACCATTTCCGCTGAGGAATAcgaaaaattcatcaactcTGAAATCGAATCTGTTATCAGAttccaagaagaagttggCCTTGATGTCTTGGTCCACGGTGAACCTGAAAGAAACGATATGGTTCAATACTTTGGTGAACAGATCCAAGGTTACACTTTCACCGTTAACGGTTGGGTTCAATCCTACGGTTCTAGATACGTCAGACCACCTATCATTGTCGGTGACTTGTCCAGACCAGAGGCCATGTCCGTTAAGGAATCTGTCTACGCTCAatccatcaccaccaaGCCAGTTAAAGGTATGTTGACCGGTCCAGTCACTTGTTTGAGATGGTCTTTCCCAAGAGATGATGTGGACCAACAGACCCAAGCATTGCAATTGGCTCTTGCATTGAGAGACGAAGTTAACGATTTGGAAGCCGCTGGTATTAAGGTCATCCAAGTCGATGAGCCTGCTATCAGAGAAGGTTTGCCATTGAGAGCTGGTGAAGAGAGAAGTGCATACTTGAAATGGGCTGCTCAAGCTTTCAGAGTTGCCACTTCTGGTGTGCAAAACAAGACTCAAATTCACTCTCACTTCTGTTACTCTGATCTAGATCCAAACCACATTAAGGCACTAGATGCTGATGTGGTCTCCATCGAATTCTCTAAGAAGGATGATCCTCACTACATTGCTGAATTCAAGGAATATCCAAACCACATTGGTTTGGGTCTTTTCGACATTCACTCTCCAAGAGTTCCATCAAAGGAAGAATTCATCTCTAAGATTGAGAACATTTTGAAGAGTTATCCAGCTGACAAGTTCTGGGTTAACCCAGACTGTGGTCTAAAGACCAGAGATTGGGAAGAAACTAGGGCAAGTTTGACTAACATggttgctgctgctaaGCACTTCCGTGAACAGCACAAGAAATAA
- the IES5 gene encoding Ies5p (similar to uniprot|P40060 Saccharomyces cerevisiae YER092W IES5 Protein that associates with the INO80 chromatin remodeling complex under low-salt conditions), which produces MGKPTGSSETDYKKVLSRNDELVKQETTLKKEYTTLLRKISSICSVLDQLEGETAETPGLISNRSLKRVPGFQWHNDQINLLEKLSQENQEITIPTELIDSYKLYKDTPLLHRDVQ; this is translated from the coding sequence ATGGGTAAGCCTACAGGTTCATCAGAAACTGATTACAAGAAGGTTCTGTCTCGGAATGATGAACTGGTAAAGCAGGAGACCACTCTAAAGAAAGAGTATACTACGCTGCTAAGAAAGATTTCTAGTATATGTTCGGTTTTAGATCAGTTGGAAGGTGAGACAGCAGAAACTCCGGGTCTCATATCCAATAGGTCTCTCAAAAGAGTTCCGGGATTCCAGTGGCATAACGACCAAATAAACCTCCTTGAAAAACTGTCACAGGAAAATCAAGAAATCACGATACCAACAGAATTAATAGATTCTTATAAATTGTATAAGGATACTCCTCTATTACATAGAGATGTACAATAA
- the TSC11 gene encoding TORC2 complex subunit TSC11 (similar to uniprot|P40061 Saccharomyces cerevisiae YER093C TSC11 Binding Protein of TOR Protein required for cell viability), which yields MMNTVPDSLSISSPKDDEGRSRSSTLNTLPTDGSNPTLNGSSSSSGLHHINTNQTISSSNNNSKKQRQKLVLSTSFLSTKRLDNVPPSPASPLQGKRPTTSLNKALQGLKTEINQLQQQLSETRRSKEEAEHIRDSTGSEIYSGAYSTDHLQKHSMRIKANTQIRELDKFIKKMEKKIADLKLQFEHTKRSRELYCVRDHPRSLPREDIPVGLRSPQESVKEHSLEQTLMAHDSPVPQEDNFTLRSSHDQHETTLSDDHSSEVPTESDEDEPNAKNIETATWLVSGYMQSLQDKNSPADFVLKKSNGLVTLLKQHPEIRGNLLLDSFIYTIQAMLLNEDRVVVSCGYRICRYLIDGEEFIQEMLRLHIDVCLIMSFAKDFSFQMEREQALRLVRTFLEHRAGITLGIVQAVISCVEKQEDPLRNMAIETLLEFCFVCPEVVSECHGMRVLEGILQDPPFPMASIILDTILQLMSMHATRVHFLNDFDISVLVTSFSDTNTKSALNVEKMQNTCLLITKALKDYNGFMLFSMDNFKPLKELLSFFQVPMCAQYLIDIFLDVLRIKQLSYDKNRAHFKQVSLHFSRESMLINQHIALLILMMYHSNFGGQIWALIDQKKDQGVSSTLISKGRLLLAEYINLAANLLDVNVFDVKGLPPTWEPLIYDETYQFGKLTYTMNRNRNKLGVAGIDYGKPVKSFLQNMTVGTLNREVDDIKFRKMVFDSRVLQTKEFNLWNWNVIQELLEGPLLNDKHLDELARSTKFIRRLLIFYRPLRMRFANVNRGSRLSQRYVQAGCQFFHMLTSSTVGMRIFMDDTKIIPQLASLLFRAMEGHTVGNIFNLRLLSSKMVVGYFKFIGVLTQSGNGIAVLTRWNFFTVIYKMFQPKSKISSTFLLLTLPELDLRYSRHCRTIMSKALVNSDKHTRIKATEYLGEKLKSLSCLDDTATQDSETSKDNDLLRRYIVEMLTRQLYDLSPQVVAIADQALYEYVVKNESSHKLGSSLHTSLNQLVFIRSPIIFELLGTKNGFQLLNEINFVQEERKSWLATKNKEYVFLVENFLDYNQHGTFSNSSRRMTGIDRLPQHFYESLAKTEDGITLIGQSRDLATFISIIKAFRQTLKYPEDAPVNDIINLKSSLWCVGYIGSTMLGIGLLDEYSVVEDMIQIAYYASITSVRFTALLALGLISKTTEGCEILDEMGWSCCLNVQGSPMGITFPSRLDKFLSYNEKRWIAQGEYKEPIIEFDTKFGRMLGDIKPINLNLRVLLDEKTMMENPLEDGSLQDLMKTEERFYTKAILNQQRQYSNEEEKIIDEVLTIISQLGNHILSGNAIKGITELNKKYGSSLFESEIMFYKILDMMAQYRFKPHVRKFLCGLSINKKALENVIRVEKRRNSTKQC from the coding sequence ATGATGAATACGGTCCCAGATAGTCTATCAATCAGTAGTCCGAAGGATGACGAAGGGCGTTCCCGTTCAAGCACATTGAACACTTTACCCACAGACGGATCCAATCCCACTTTGAATGGCAGTAGTAGTTCCAGTGGTTTGCACCATATCAATACCAACCAGACCATTAGTAGCAgcaataataatagtaagAAGCAACGGCAAAAGTTAGTTCTATCGACGTCATTTCTTTCCACCAAGAGATTAGATAATGTCCCGCCTTCACCTGCCAGTCCACTCCAGGGGAAGAGGCCTACTACTAGTTTAAACAAGGCATTGCAAGGATTGAAAACTGAGATAAATCAATTACAGCAGCAACTGAGTGAAACTCGCAGGAGTAAGGAAGAGGCAGAGCATATACGGGATTCTACAGGATCTGAGATCTACTCTGGTGCATATTCTACAGACCATTTACAAAAGCATTCCATGCGAATAAAGGCTAATACACAGATACgtgaattggataaatttatcaagaagatggagaagaaaattgCAGACTTGAAACTACAGTTCGAACACACGAagagatcaagagaattgtaTTGTGTACGAGATCATCCCAGATCACTGCCGAGAGAAGATATCCCAGTGGGACTTAGGTCACCACAGGAATCTGTTAAGGAACATTCATTGGAACAGACTTTAATGGCTCATGATAGTCCAGTACCACAAGAGGATAATTTTACCCTAAGGAGTTCCCATGATCAGCATGAAACAACGTTATCTGATGACCATTCATCAGAGGTACCGACAGAGagtgatgaggatgaacCCAATGCTAAAAATATTGAGACGGCTACTTGGCTCGTTAGCGGATACATGCAATCTCTCCAAGATAAGAATTCTCCAGCAGATTTtgttttgaagaaatcaaatGGATTAGTGACCCTTTTAAAGCAACATCCAGAGATAAGAGGCAATCTACTATTGGATTCGTTCATATACACAATACAAGCTATGCTTTTGAATGAGGATAGAGTCGTAGTTTCATGCGGTTATCGTATATGCCGATATCTGATCGATGGCGAAGAATTCATCCAGGAGATGTTACGGCTTCACATAGACGTTTGTCTGATAATGTCGTTTGCCAaggatttttcatttcaaatGGAGAGGGAACAGGCATTGAGATTGGTAAGAACATTTCTGGAGCACCGCGCTGGTATTACATTGGGAATAGTACAGGCCGTTATCAGTTGTGTGGAGAAACAAGAGGATCCACTAAGAAATATGGCTATAGAAACATTGCTTGAATTTTGTTTTGTGTGTCCGGAAGTGGTGAGTGAATGTCATGGTATGCGTGTATTGGAAGGGATACTGCAAGATCCACCTTTCCCCATGGCTTCTATCATACTCGACACAATTCTACAATTAATGTCGATGCATGCTACAAGAGTCCATTTCTTAAACGATTTTGACATATCAGTGCTAGTAACTAGTTTTTCAGATACAAATACCAAATCAGCTTTGAACGTGGAAAAGATGCAAAACACATGTCTGTTAATCACTAAAGCGCTTAAAGATTATAACGGGTTCATGTTATTTTCCATGGATAACTTCAAACCTTTAAAGGAATTACTTTCATTTTTCCAAGTACCCATGTGTGCTCAATATCTGATTGACATTTTTTTAGATGTGCTTAGGATAAAACAACTTTCCTACGATAAGAATAGAGCCCATTTCAAGCAGGTATCCTTACACTTCTCCCGAGAATCAATGCTTATAAACCAGCATATCGCACTTTTAATCCTCATGATGTACCATAGTAATTTCGGGGGACAAATTTGGGCCCTTATAGATCAAAAGAAGGATCAAGGTGTGAGTTCGACGttgatttcaaaaggaagattGTTGCTTGCTGAATACATTAACTTGGCGGCAAATTTGTTAGATGTCAATGTCTTTGATGTTAAAGGACTACCCCCCACTTGGGAACCGCTTATTTATGATGAGACCTATCAGTTTGGTAAGCTGACTTACACCATGAATCGAAATAGAAACAAATTGGGCGTTGCAGGAATCGATTATGGTAAACCAGTCAAGAGTTTTTTGCAGAATATGACTGTAGGGACTTTAAATCGTGAAGTGGATGACATTAAATTCCGGAAAATGGTTTTCGATTCTAGGGTCTTACAGACAAAGGAATTCAATCTTTGGAACTGGAACGTGATACAGGAACTTTTAGAAGGTCCTTTATTAAATGACAAGCACTTGGATGAACTAGCGAGGTCTACCAAATTTATCAGAAGGCTTCTCATTTTTTACAGACCATTGAGAATGAGGTTTGCCAATGTAAACCGGGGATCAAGACTTTCTCAGAGGTACGTTCAAGCAGGAtgccaattcttccacatgCTTACATCCTCGACTGTAGGTATGAGAATATTTATGGATGATACAAAGATTATTCCTCAATTAGCCTCTTTATTGTTCCGAGCCATGGAGGGACATACGGTAGGAAACATATTCAATTTAAgattattatcatcaaagATGGTGGTCGgttatttcaaattcattggtGTTCTAACCCAGTCAGGAAATGGTATAGCTGTCTTGACGAGATGGAATTTCTTCACGgtaatttacaaaatgttCCAACCAAAgtccaaaatttcttctacgTTTTTACTTCTCACACTACCTGAATTGGATCTTAGATATTCGCGTCATTGTAGAACAATTATGAGTAAGGCATTGGTGAATTCAGACAAGCACACTAGAATCAAGGCCACCGAGTATCTGggggaaaaattgaagagcTTGTCCTGTTTAGATGATACTGCTACCCAAGATTCCGAAACTTCCAAGGACAATGATCTCCTGAGAAGATATATCGTGGAAATGTTAACGAGACAGCTGTACGATTTGAGTCCTCAAGTCGTAGCTATTGCCGATCAGGCGTTGTATGAATACGTTgtgaaaaatgaaagttCACACAAATTGGGATCCTCGTTACATACCTCACTCAATCAACTGGTTTTCATCAGATCACCAATCATTTTTGAACTACTAGGAACTAAGAATGGATTCCAACTTctcaatgaaattaattttgtACAAGAGGAGAGAAAGTCATGGCTGGCGACCAAAAACAAGGAATACGTGTTTCTTGTTGAGAACTTTCTTGATTATAATCAACATGGTACTTTCAGTAACTCTTCTAGAAGAATGACTGGTATTGATCGCTTACCTCAACATTTTTATGAAAGTCTTGCAAAGACAGAAGATGGGATAACGTTGATCGGACAGAGCAGAGATTTAGCTACATTTATCAGTATTATCAAGGCATTTAGACAAACTCTGAAGTATCCAGAAGATGCCCCCGTCAAtgatattatcaatttgaaatcttcactGTGGTGTGTAGGATACATTGGATCCACAATGTTGGGAATAGGACTTTTGGATGAATATTCTGTTGTGGAAGATATGATTCAAATTGCATACTACGCCAGTATCACATCTGTACGTTTTACAGCACTCTTGGCTCTGGGATTGATCAGTAAGACTACCGAAGGATGCGAGATTCTAGACGAAATGGGATGGAGTTGTTGTCTTAACGTACAAGGCTCACCAATGGGTATAACTTTCCCCAGTCGTTTGGATAAATTTTTGTCTTACAACGAGAAACGTTGGATTGCACAAGGTGAATACAAAGAACCTATAATTGAGTTTGATACTAAATTTGGGCGCATGCTTGGCGATATCAAACCAATAAATCTGAACTTGCGTGTTTTACTCGATGAAAAAACTATGATGGAAAATCCATTGGAAGACGGttctttacaagatttaatGAAGACCGAGGAAAGATTTTATACCAAAGCTATATTAAACCAACAGCGCCAATACAGcaacgaagaagaaaagataATTGACGAAGTGCTTACAATAATATCACAACTGGGGAATCACATCCTATCAGGTAATGCAATTAAGGGAATTACGGagttgaataaaaaatacGGTTCAAGTTTATTTGAAAGCGAAATCATGTTTTACAAGATTCTTGACATGATGGCTCAATACAGGTTTAAACCTCATGTTCGAAAATTTCTATGTGGACTTTCCATAAACAAGAAGGCACTAGAAAATGTAATTAGAGTTGAGAAAAGGAGGAATAGTACGAAGCAATGTTAa
- the AIM11 gene encoding Aim11p (weakly similar to uniprot|P87275 Saccharomyces cerevisiae YER093C-A Hypothetical ORF): MNNVQFSERQISAFSHEYKIRRKRQMLRFFCATALTLVSCRVAYRGMLGRKYIPNMFQLNYKPPPFSYKGEAASALVLGTGLATGGLTMMVFGGCWIADISTFPEFSYKLKRLMGQESDSSQLPMDTETSQIVNQLEQLLNNDKK; encoded by the exons atGAATAATGTACAATTTTCTGAGAGGCAGATATCTGCCTTTAGCCATGAGTACAAAATCAGACGAAAGCGTCAGATGCTTAGATTTTTCTGTGCAACTGCATTGACGCTTGTATCCTGTAGAGTAGCATACAGAGGAATGCTAGGAAGAAAGT ATATACCCAATATGTTTCAATTGAACTACAAACCTCCACCTTTCTCTTACAAGGGAGAAGCTGCTAGTGCGTTAGTTCTCGGTACAGGACTAGCAACTGGTGGACTTACCATGATGGTGTTTGGAGGGTGTTGGATTGCAGATATCTCTACTTTCCCAGAATTTAGTTACAAATTAAAGCGACTCATGGGTCAAGAATCAGACTCATCGCAGTTGCCAATGGACACAGAAACTTCACAGATCGTAAACCAATTGGAACAACTACTGAATAATGATAAGAAATGA
- the CMC2 gene encoding Cmc2p (highly similar to uniprot|Q3E7A4 Saccharomyces cerevisiae YBL059ca) produces the protein MHPQLEAKRFDSCIDFIQALDQCHQREYYKRMFGLCDIEKEALSKCLHEARKNGEKEQIAIMREKRKALENKWKKMDEEEYGEDLVLKKLLERHSDKLKGSK, from the coding sequence ATGCATCCCCAGTTAGAAGCTAAAAGATTCGACAGCTGTATTGATTTCATTCAGGCATTAGATCAATGTCATCAAAGAGAATACTACAAGAGAATGTTTGGTCTTTGTGATATTGAGAAAGAAGCACTATCTAAATGTCTTCACGAAGCTAGAAAGAACGGTGAAAAGGAACAGATAGCTATCATGAGGGAGAAACGTAAAGCCCTTGAGAATAAATGGAAAAAGATGGACGAAGAGGAGTATGGTGAAGATTTGGTTCTAAAAAAGTTGTTAGAGAGACATTCTGACAAGTTGAAAGGTTCTAAGTAA
- the PUP3 gene encoding proteasome core particle subunit beta 3 (highly similar to uniprot|P25451 Saccharomyces cerevisiae YER094C PUP3 Beta subunit of the 20S proteasome involved in ubiquitin-dependent catabolism human homolog is subunit C10), with translation MSDPSTINGGVCVAMTGKDCVAIACDLRLGMQSLGVSNNFEKIFKYGHVFLGLTGLATDVTTLSETFRYKTNLYNLKEDRPIEPETFTQLVSSSLYERRFGPFFVGPIVAGINSKTGKPFIAGFDMIGCIDEAKDFIVSGTASDQLFGMCESLYEPDLEPEDLFETISQSLLNAVDRDALSGWGAVVYIIQKDKAVKKYLRTRQD, from the coding sequence ATGAGTGATCCAAGTACGATTAACGGTGGTGTTTGCGTTGCAATGACAGGCAAGGACTGTGTAGCCATTGCATGCGATCTACGTCTGGGTATGCAATCACTGGGGGTCTCcaacaattttgaaaagatctttAAATATGGCCATGTGTTTTTAGGACTTACAGGATTAGCAACAGATGTGACAACTTTAAGTGAAACCTTTCGTTATAAAACCAACCTATACAACTTGAAAGAGGATAGACCAATCGAACCAGAAACTTTCACACAACTAGTATCCTCATCCCTTTATGAGAGAAGATTCGGACCATTCTTCGTAGGACCTATAGTGGCGGGAATCAATTCAAAGACGGGTAAACCATTTATTGCTGGGTTTGATATGATTGGATGTATTGATGAAGCCAAGGATTTCATTGTAAGTGGTACAGCTTCAGACCAATTATTTGGTATGTGCGAATCTTTATACGAACCAGATTTAGAACCTGAAGACCTGTTTGAAACCATTAGTCAATCGTTGCTGAATGCTGTGGATCGTGATGCTCTTTCAGGTTGGGGTGCCGTAGTATACATTATTCAGAAGGATAAGGCGGTTAAGAAGTATCTAAGAACCAGAcaggattga